ATCTCGCTGCTGCCTACAGGAATAGAATTAAAGGAGACAGGGGAGATAACATCGAACAGGCGATCGCGGCTTTAACTGTTGCTTTAACTGTCTACACCAGAGAAGCTTTGCCTCAATCTTGGGCAATGACGCAAAGTAATCTCGCAAATGTCTACAGGGATAGAATTAAAGGAGACAGGGCAGATAACATCGAACAGGCGATCGCTGCTTGTACTGCTGCTTTAACTGTCTACACCAGAGAAGCTTTGCCTCAATCTTGGGCAACAACACAAAATAATCTGGCAAATGCCTACTATTCTAGAATTAAAGGAGACAGGGCAGATAACATCGAACAGGCGATCGCTGCTTTTACTGCTGCTTTAACTGTCAGAACTCCTGAAGCTTTGCCTATTGATTGGGCAGCAACGCAAAATAATCTGGCAAATGCCTACTATTCTAGAATTAAAGGAGACAGGGCAGATAACATCGAACAGACGATCGCTGCTTTTACTGCTGCTTTAACTGTCTACACCAGAGAAGCTTTGCCTCAATCTTGGGCAATGACGCAAAGTAATCTCGCAAATGTCTACAGGGATAGAATTAAAGGAGACAGGGCAGATAACATCGAACAGGCGATCACGGCTTCAACTGCTGCTTTAACTGTCTACACCAGAGAAGCTTTGCCTGAAAACCATGCAGAAACTTCGTTTGGACTGGGAAGAAATTACCAAGACGCAAACAAGTTTGACTTAGCATATAATACTTTTGAGTATGCCATTGCCACGGTAGAATCTTTGCGAGAAGAAATAGTATCTGGAGAGGAAAGCAAACGCAAACAAGCGGAACACTTTAACCGAGTTTATAGCAGCATGGTAGAAGTTTGCAGGAAATTAAATAAGATTACCGAAGCAATTGAATATGTTGAACGTAGTAAAACCCGCAATTTAGTTGAACAAATCCTCGAACGCGACTCTAAAACAATCTTCCCTCCAGAAGTATTCACTCAATTAGAAAAATACAGGGATGAAATAGCCGTAGGACAATATAAAATCCAAAATGGCAAAGCTGAAAATCTAGAAGTCCTAGCACAACATCTCCAAGAATTGCGACAGCAGCGTAATGAATTACAAAACCAATACTTACCTGTTGGTTATGGTTTTAAGTTTGACTCATTCCAGCCCACTTTAAATGAGCAGACAGCCATTATTGAGTGGTATGTTCTCAACGATAAAATTCTGGCGTTTATTTTCGCAAAACAAGGAGAGATAACAGTTTGGCAATCTCAACCAGAAGAACAACAAGCCTTGTATGATTGGAGAAATCAATATTTGCAGAATTACTACGATCAAAAAGACCAATGGCGAAATAACTTAGGGAAAGCACTCAAAGAATTAGCCTCAATTCTGCACATTGATGAAATATTAAACCAGATACCAAAGCACTGCGATAAACTCATCCTAATTCCCCATCGATTCCTGCATTTATTACCTCTTCATGCACTTCCAGTCAATCACAATGCTGAAAATTCGCGCTGTCTTCTAGATTTATTTACTGGTGGTGTGAGTTATGCACCCAGTTGTCAACTACTGCAACAGGTACAACAGCGCAAACGACCTAATTTTCAATCCCTGTTTGCCATCCAAAACCCCACAGGCGATTTAAACTATACAGATTTAGAAGTACAAGTTATTCAAAGCTACTTTAACACTGCTAATGTCCTGAAAAAAACAGCAGCGACACTGACAGCTATTAATAATTCCGACTTAAATACTTACCATTGCGCCCACTTTAGCTGTCACGGGTATTTTAACTTAACAAATCCCGGTAAATCAGCCCTAATTTTGGCAGATGCGCCTATCGCAGACACACCAACAAAACCCAACTCCGAACGTTATCTGAACGTGCGAGCAGGGGAAACCCACGATTTAGACAAATGCCTTACTCTAGATAAAATCTTCACTCTCAAATTAGAAAAATGTCGCCTCGTCACCCTTTCCGCTTGCGAAACTGGATTGATTGATTATACAAATACTAGCGATGAATATATAGGTTTACCTAGCGGTTTTCTATTAGCAGGTAGTCCCAATGTCGTTAGTTCTCTTTGGACAGTGGATGACTTATCGACCAGCTTTTTAATGATTAAATTCTACGAAAACTTAGTCAAACTTGATAACCTGGAAACAGGAGATATTGCCATAGCCCTGAAACAAGCTCAAAACTGGCTGCGAAATCTGACTATTGAGGGATTAGACATATTTCTGGAGGAACACAAAACCCAGATTGAAAAAGTCCTTGCTCAACTAAGAGTAGGACAACGCATCATATTTCAAGAATCTTTGAAACTAATCAAGCAACGTCAACCCCTACCTTTCGCAAATCCCTACTACTGGGCTGGATTTACAGCTTCTGGACTTTAAGCACCAGATTCGGGGACTTTACAAAACTTTTTCGCACCCAGTTTAAACACGCAAATACTGAGTGCAGTTGCTATACCAGGAGGAATGCAAATACCAATAGCGATCGCTTCTATCGCTGGAGCAAGCAATCCAGATTCCAAGGCTTCTCTAACTTCTTCCTGACAGAAAAATTGGCGGGATTTTTCCAACCAATCATCTAATCCTCTATCTGCTTCCTGTGCAGTTTCCCGCATAACCAGCAGTGGAACGGCATCGTCTAAATAACCTTCACACTCTTCGATAGTATCCAAAGCTACTAAAGCCTGGGGATTATCTGCCAATTCACGGCGAAATTGACTAATTTCCTCTGGTGTAACAGTAATCATCTAGTTTTAACCAGTAAATAAATACACAAAAATCTTGAGTAATTATACATCTAACGCCGAATCCAGAGATGTGGTGCTGACACGATATCAATAGTAGAAGTAATTTTGGAGTGCGATGTCTACGACGGGCTACGCCTACGCCCATTTTCGACAACCAGAAAAATTCACCTAGATACTTGGTTAATTCACACATTTTTCTGGTGTTATCATTAACTCTTCTGTTGCTTTGCCATTTCCGCAAACAGAGTCCTACATCTATGACAACACCCATCTTCCCACAGGGCAGGCATTTTAAAAGGTGCTTGACAATTTGGACACTTCGCTAAAATTTTGAGTTGATGGCGATCGCACTTCCACACCGACTTATACTGCCACTCAATTCTGTGACAAGGCGCTTCAGCATAACAAGCCCCACACAAGCGAATTGGCTCATGCTGCATTCCCACTCCAGCAGGTGGTAACATCTGGGCTAA
The Nostoc punctiforme PCC 73102 genome window above contains:
- a CDS encoding CHAT domain-containing protein, which translates into the protein MNEQRQQAYLNLIRSLLDSPSGEESEILAANQELLDAGFVQTVEAVAQMCSQHGDENTANWLQSLAMQLGEALNLDNKVDLQSLSEEEIQTYYQFLMQVLQATADSSDNSQVVYPLLAKNTDKLDGVLAEILRRWGTNTLGEAKADEAEYVVQVIATFSNLIQQFPLGNKASNMEIAIAGYEVALTVYTREALPIDWATTQNNLAIAYRERIKGDRADNIEQAIAAFIAALTVYTREALPQEWAMTQNNLAAAYYSRIKGDRADNIEQAIAAFIAALTVRTPEALPIDWAATQNNLANAYSDRIKGDRADNIEQAIAALTLALTVRTPEALPQEWAMTQNNLAAAYRDRIKGDRADNIEQAIAAFTAALTVYTREALPQEWAMTQNNLAAAYRNRIKGDRGDNIEQAIAALTVALTVYTREALPQSWAMTQSNLANVYRDRIKGDRADNIEQAIAACTAALTVYTREALPQSWATTQNNLANAYYSRIKGDRADNIEQAIAAFTAALTVRTPEALPIDWAATQNNLANAYYSRIKGDRADNIEQTIAAFTAALTVYTREALPQSWAMTQSNLANVYRDRIKGDRADNIEQAITASTAALTVYTREALPENHAETSFGLGRNYQDANKFDLAYNTFEYAIATVESLREEIVSGEESKRKQAEHFNRVYSSMVEVCRKLNKITEAIEYVERSKTRNLVEQILERDSKTIFPPEVFTQLEKYRDEIAVGQYKIQNGKAENLEVLAQHLQELRQQRNELQNQYLPVGYGFKFDSFQPTLNEQTAIIEWYVLNDKILAFIFAKQGEITVWQSQPEEQQALYDWRNQYLQNYYDQKDQWRNNLGKALKELASILHIDEILNQIPKHCDKLILIPHRFLHLLPLHALPVNHNAENSRCLLDLFTGGVSYAPSCQLLQQVQQRKRPNFQSLFAIQNPTGDLNYTDLEVQVIQSYFNTANVLKKTAATLTAINNSDLNTYHCAHFSCHGYFNLTNPGKSALILADAPIADTPTKPNSERYLNVRAGETHDLDKCLTLDKIFTLKLEKCRLVTLSACETGLIDYTNTSDEYIGLPSGFLLAGSPNVVSSLWTVDDLSTSFLMIKFYENLVKLDNLETGDIAIALKQAQNWLRNLTIEGLDIFLEEHKTQIEKVLAQLRVGQRIIFQESLKLIKQRQPLPFANPYYWAGFTASGL
- a CDS encoding TniQ family protein; this translates as MTTPDVKPWLFIIEPYPGESLSHFLGRFRRANHLSPAGLGGLAGIGAVVARWERFHFNPRPSQKELEAIASVVEVDAQRLAQMLPPAGVGMQHEPIRLCGACYAEAPCHRIEWQYKSVWKCDRHQLKILAKCPNCQAPFKMPALWEDGCCHRCRTLFAEMAKQQKS